In one window of Azotobacter salinestris DNA:
- a CDS encoding ParB/RepB/Spo0J family partition protein: MAIKKRGLGRGLDALLGGTGGVAALQKEVEQKLDGHELQHLPLELIQRGKYQPRRDMDPVALEELAQSILAQGVMQPIVVRPVDGQRYEIIAGERRWRASQQAGLERIPAIVREVPDEAAIAMALIENIQRENLNPIEEAFALQRLQQEFQLTQQQVADAVGKSRVSISNLLRLISLPEEIKTLLSHGDLEMGHARALLGLPAERQVEGARHVVARGLTVRQTEALVRQWLSDQPQAEKTPTEDPDITRLEQRLAERLGSPVEIRHSQKGKGQLVIRYNSLDELQGVLAHIR; this comes from the coding sequence ATGGCGATCAAGAAACGAGGCCTGGGCCGCGGGCTGGATGCCTTGCTGGGCGGTACCGGTGGCGTGGCCGCCCTGCAGAAGGAGGTCGAGCAGAAGCTCGATGGCCATGAGCTGCAACACCTGCCGCTGGAGCTGATCCAGCGCGGCAAATACCAGCCGCGCCGCGACATGGACCCGGTGGCGCTGGAGGAGCTGGCGCAATCGATCCTGGCCCAGGGGGTAATGCAGCCGATCGTGGTGCGCCCGGTCGACGGCCAGCGCTACGAGATCATCGCCGGCGAGCGGCGCTGGCGGGCCAGTCAGCAGGCCGGACTGGAGAGGATTCCGGCCATCGTCCGCGAGGTGCCGGACGAGGCCGCCATCGCCATGGCGCTGATCGAGAACATCCAGCGCGAGAACCTCAACCCCATCGAGGAGGCTTTCGCCCTTCAACGCCTGCAGCAGGAGTTCCAGCTGACCCAGCAGCAGGTCGCCGATGCGGTGGGCAAGTCGCGGGTCAGCATCAGCAATCTGTTGCGGCTGATTTCCCTGCCGGAGGAGATCAAGACCCTGCTTTCCCATGGCGATCTGGAAATGGGCCACGCCCGTGCATTGCTCGGACTTCCCGCCGAACGGCAGGTGGAAGGCGCGCGACATGTTGTCGCACGAGGCCTGACCGTCCGTCAGACCGAAGCGTTGGTGCGCCAATGGCTGAGCGACCAGCCGCAAGCGGAGAAAACCCCTACGGAGGATCCGGACATAACCCGTCTGGAACAGCGGCTGGCCGAGCGTTTGGGCTCTCCGGTCGAGATCAGGCACAGCCAGAAAGGCAAGGGCCAACTTGTGATCCGCTACAACTCTCTG